The stretch of DNA CCTGACCGCCCGGACGCCCGACGGGTCGCTCGCGGCGCACCAGCCGGTGCGCGTCGTCGTCGGACTCGGCGACATCCCGCCCGGCGCCCGCGTCCTCGACGACTCGGCGCCCACGCTGCGGCTGCGCACCCGGGACGTGGACGAGGTCCTCGCGGCGCTCTCCGAGTACACCGACGTGCTGCTCGAGGGCGGGCCACGGCTGGCGGGCGCGTTCCTCGCAGCGGGCCGGGTCGACCGCATCCAGGCCTACCTCGCCCCGCTGATCCTCGGTGCGGGTGCATCCGCGGTGTCGGAGGCGGGTGTGCACACGATCGGCGGCGCCCTGCGGTTCCGGCACGAGTCGGTCGAAACAATCGGCCCCGATCTGTTGTTGAGTCTGGTTCCAGCAGTGTCCGAATACCCTGACAGTCACCGAAAGTAGGAGAAGCCACAGTGTTCACCGGGATCGTCGAAGAATTGGGTGAGGTCGTCGCCAAGGAGGAACTGGCCGACGCCGCACGGTTCACCGTGCGTGGTCCGGTCGTGACTTCCGATGCGTCACACGGTGATTCGATCGCGGTGAACGGTGTGTGCCTGACCGTCGTCGAGGTGCTCGCCGACGGCTCCTTCACCGCCGACGTCATGCAGGAGACGCTGAACCGGTCGAGTCTGGAGAAGATCGACGTGGGCAGCCGCGTCAACCTGGAGCGGGCCGCGGCGCTGAACAGCCGCCTCGGCGGCCACCTCGTCCAGGGCCACGTCGACGGCACCGGGCACATCATCAGCCGCAGCCCGTCCGAGAACTGGGAGATCGTGCGCATCGCCCTTCCCGACGCCATCTCCCGGTACGTCGTGGAGAAGGGGTCGATCACGGTCGACGGTGTGTCGCTGACGGTGTCGGCGCTCGGCGGGGAACGCGGCGCGGAATACTTCGAGATCTCGCTCATCCCGACCACGCTGCAGCTGACCACGCTCGGGGCGGCGTCCGTCGGGACGCCCGTCAACCTCGAGGTCGACGTGATCGCGAAGTATGTGGAGCGGCTGCAAGCGGCCGGCCGCTGAGTCGTACTGTTGAGGAGCATCCCACGGATGCATCCGTTGTATTCGAAGATGCGTCAGCCCAGACTTTGGAGACCGAGCACGTGACCAGGTTCGAC from Rhodococcus opacus B4 encodes:
- a CDS encoding riboflavin synthase; amino-acid sequence: MFTGIVEELGEVVAKEELADAARFTVRGPVVTSDASHGDSIAVNGVCLTVVEVLADGSFTADVMQETLNRSSLEKIDVGSRVNLERAAALNSRLGGHLVQGHVDGTGHIISRSPSENWEIVRIALPDAISRYVVEKGSITVDGVSLTVSALGGERGAEYFEISLIPTTLQLTTLGAASVGTPVNLEVDVIAKYVERLQAAGR